Below is a genomic region from Clostridia bacterium.
CTTACCGCGGTGGTATCCCGACCACGTCTATTCTGACCATCACTTCAAATGTTGTGTATGGCAAAAACACAGGCCCCACCCCTGACGGCAGAAAGGCAGGCCAGGCGTTCGCCCCGGGCGCTAACCCAATGCATGGGCGCGATAAAAACGGTGCTGTAGCGAGTCTTGCTTCTGTCGCAAAGCTTTCCTTCAGCGATGCACAGGACGGTATTTCAAACACCTTCTCCGTTATTCCTGATGCGTTGGGAAAAGAAGATATTGAAATCTATTACGATGACAGCACTGAGGTATAACCATGACTGATAAAAAGCACATTGAAGACCTTGTAAACAAATTGGACAGCCTCTTTTCGGAGGGTGTTGGGCATGTAGATTTAGACTTTAAAAATAACTCCCAGACGGTTTTTACCACAAAAAGCTATAATGAATGCAACGACGGCAAAAATGCTTGTGGAATTCCTAACGAGCATTTTTCAGATGATGAATAATAAAACGAAAGGATGATTTGAATGAGCAAACCTACCAAACAACAGATTGAAAACTTAGCTTCCATGATTGACGGATATGTTGAAAGCAACGGGCACCACCTGAACGTAAATGTTTTTACCCGAGAAACTTTATTGGATGCTCAACAGCATCCGGAAAAATACCCGCAGCTTACTGTTCGTGTTTCGGGCTACGCAGTAAACTTCCACAAGCTGACCCGTGAACAACAGGATGAAGTTATTTCCAGAACATTCCATGAACACATGTAACAAAACCGGTCG
It encodes:
- the grcA gene encoding autonomous glycyl radical cofactor GrcA; this encodes MSKPTKQQIENLASMIDGYVESNGHHLNVNVFTRETLLDAQQHPEKYPQLTVRVSGYAVNFHKLTREQQDEVISRTFHEHM